One window of the Acaryochloris sp. CCMEE 5410 genome contains the following:
- a CDS encoding ATP-dependent RecD-like DNA helicase translates to MAVKTKTNITLTEHQQTALDQLHTFLDSSERLFVLEGYAGTGKTTLLQAFVSQLKERGDRRDIVFSAFTNKATKVLHQMVSSWGLSVECLTCCQLLGLRPQINPETGEQEFVLDPNEESSFGKFALVVVDECSMVNRNLWELLQTELYAFHLTTQLLFVGDSAQLPPINEPTSQTFVEIANKAQLTEVVRYGSSIGVLAESVRCHLDTYKLPTFQTDLNEDKTEGTVVLRQSDWTKQLLRAFTSEKGQEDSDYVRALAYTNKRVASLNQQIRNAIFGAEACRFVPGERLIAMGPVFRRKDEIVMQTSSECWVEDAYEDDSSGWQVWRLFVVTDANFDVEVTVLHESEHQRFQKELKRLAEGKQWQDFWLLKQQRFANLNYSYALTVHKSQGSTFQNVFVDLPNLMRNSNIRERNQLLYVAVTRAAKRLFVCKAR, encoded by the coding sequence ATGGCAGTCAAAACCAAAACAAACATCACCCTCACCGAGCATCAACAGACAGCCCTGGATCAGCTCCACACCTTTCTGGATAGTTCCGAACGGCTGTTTGTCTTAGAAGGATATGCGGGCACGGGCAAGACCACCTTATTACAAGCCTTCGTCTCTCAACTCAAAGAGCGGGGAGATCGCCGAGATATTGTTTTTAGTGCCTTTACCAACAAAGCCACCAAAGTCCTGCACCAAATGGTGTCCTCGTGGGGATTGAGCGTCGAATGTCTGACCTGCTGTCAGCTCCTAGGGCTACGCCCGCAGATTAATCCCGAAACAGGAGAGCAAGAGTTTGTCCTCGATCCCAATGAGGAAAGCTCCTTTGGCAAATTTGCCCTAGTGGTGGTTGACGAATGTTCCATGGTCAACCGCAATCTGTGGGAGCTATTGCAAACTGAACTATACGCCTTTCACCTCACAACTCAACTATTGTTTGTAGGCGATTCCGCCCAGCTTCCTCCCATTAACGAACCCACTTCCCAAACCTTTGTTGAAATTGCCAACAAAGCTCAACTTACAGAAGTTGTGCGCTATGGCAGCTCCATTGGCGTCTTAGCAGAATCCGTCCGCTGCCATTTAGACACCTACAAACTCCCCACCTTTCAGACCGACCTCAACGAAGATAAAACCGAAGGCACCGTCGTTCTGCGCCAATCCGACTGGACGAAACAGCTTCTCCGAGCCTTTACCAGTGAAAAAGGCCAAGAAGATTCGGATTATGTCCGGGCCTTAGCCTATACCAATAAGCGGGTCGCTAGCCTCAATCAGCAAATTCGCAACGCCATCTTTGGTGCAGAGGCTTGCCGATTTGTGCCAGGAGAACGGCTGATTGCCATGGGGCCGGTCTTTCGGCGCAAAGATGAAATTGTGATGCAAACCTCCTCCGAATGCTGGGTAGAAGATGCCTATGAAGACGACTCCTCCGGTTGGCAGGTCTGGCGACTCTTTGTGGTCACCGATGCCAACTTTGATGTCGAGGTCACGGTTTTGCATGAGTCAGAGCACCAACGGTTTCAAAAAGAACTCAAGCGCTTAGCAGAAGGTAAGCAATGGCAAGATTTTTGGCTTCTCAAGCAACAGCGATTTGCCAACTTAAACTATAGCTATGCCTTAACCGTGCATAAGTCCCAAGGCTCCACCTTTCAGAATGTCTTCGTTGACCTGCCCAACCTAATGCGCAACAGCAATATTCGCGAACGTAACCAGCTACTTTATGTCGCCGTGACCCGAGCCGCCAAACGGCTGTTTGTTTGCAAAGCTCGCTAA
- a CDS encoding leucine-rich repeat domain-containing protein, which translates to MDQVTLQRQLEQAKQTGELYLSDEDLTNVPLALAKLDNLTLISLSNNQLTSVPPELAQLRKLTALDLSNNQLTSLPPELAQLKNLTLLYLSNNQFTNIPLELTHLVNLRELDCHSNQLTSVPPELAHLENLNKLDLRDNQLTSVPPELAHLENLKELYLSANQLTHIPQELAQLRNLTLLSLSANQLTGVPPALAHLENLEVLSLRTNQLTSLPPELAHLANLRELYLRSNKLINVPPELAHLEHLTLLSLSYNQLTSLPPEFAQLKNLKELHLSGNQLTSLPPEFAQLKNLTWLYLRSNQLANLPPEFAQLKNLTELDLRDNQLSNISPEILAQGTAAILGHLQEQLQEVRPQWISKMLVIGEGGVGKSSLIRTLRNQPFDAAESTTHGINIQTIELQHPNKSEVLMQLNTWDFGGQEIYHATHQFFLSNRSLFILVWNARLGFAQGKLTYWLKTIRANAPDSPILVVATHIDERDADLPFSEFKQQFPQIVGQCAISNKDDIGISDLRQAITNAAAALPLMGEIWPATWLHAATIIRNLPQAQKCISPNQLWQLMREQQVKQEHHVILAKWLHELGDILFFLDREALNDLVILKPQWVTEYISKVLEADGVIDRQGIFTRQCMDQIWSDLELSLRIHFLRLMERFDLSYRTLEDKDISLVVERLAFEPSDYQELWEKPTKKAPCNQLSMKFQLSEILPGIPTWFIARQHRFTTGNHWRTGVLLADGPEHKHLGLVKIGRDPATNVEFLELTVRGPMPHNFFDLLKEGIEVTLKRYPGLKVTRFVPCPDPNQETCRHEFDYANLIKRLERKQPKNNIECPNCLENIYVPQLLFGLHPTTEAAVFQKIDELNQTTQSGFSDMHSGFTELRELLQREFLRQFRHDQQFPESQCPNVFALRPDDRSMWTKDIDQTRINLQLYCQAPGQWHPTSTPEQPENGLYTIDVPKQWLQAMAPHIRRLVRVFKYASPLVSPILGKTLPDIAEAVKADVGLMNALVTKLPDIMDSPEFRWQDDRHEDEIERLSGSALRSLRHFLDEKDPQQHWGGLKRILTPEGDYLWLCEKHAREYASTYSEDYPEQRKQ; encoded by the coding sequence ATGGACCAGGTAACATTGCAACGCCAACTTGAACAAGCGAAGCAAACTGGTGAGCTGTACCTCAGCGATGAGGACCTGACAAATGTGCCGCTGGCATTGGCCAAACTAGACAACTTGACTCTAATATCTCTCAGCAATAACCAACTGACGAGTGTACCTCCGGAGTTGGCCCAACTAAGAAAGTTGACGGCGCTAGACCTCAGCAATAACCAGCTGACAAGCCTACCACCTGAATTAGCTCAGCTGAAAAACTTAACTCTGCTATACCTTAGCAATAACCAGTTCACAAATATACCACTAGAACTAACTCATTTGGTAAATTTGAGGGAGCTAGACTGCCACTCCAATCAGCTCACAAGTGTGCCACCTGAATTGGCTCATTTGGAAAATTTGAATAAGCTAGACCTTCGCGATAATCAGCTGACAAGTGTGCCACCTGAATTAGCTCATTTGGAAAACCTGAAGGAGCTATACCTCAGCGCAAACCAATTGACGCATATTCCCCAAGAATTGGCCCAGCTCCGCAACTTGACTCTGCTATCTCTCAGCGCTAACCAACTGACTGGGGTACCACCTGCATTAGCCCACTTAGAAAACTTAGAAGTACTATCCCTCCGTACTAACCAGCTGACGAGTCTACCACCTGAATTAGCCCACTTAGCAAATTTGAGGGAATTATACCTCCGTTCGAACAAACTCATAAATGTACCACCTGAGTTAGCTCACTTGGAACATTTGACTTTGCTATCCCTCAGCTATAACCAGCTGACAAGTCTACCACCTGAATTTGCTCAGCTAAAAAACCTGAAAGAACTACATCTCAGCGGCAACCAGCTGACGAGTTTACCACCAGAATTTGCTCAGTTAAAAAACCTAACTTGGTTATACCTCCGCTCTAACCAGCTAGCAAACTTGCCACCAGAATTCGCACAGCTGAAGAACCTTACGGAGCTAGACCTCCGCGATAACCAACTCTCTAATATCTCACCAGAGATTTTGGCTCAAGGAACGGCAGCAATCTTGGGGCATTTACAAGAACAACTTCAAGAAGTTCGGCCTCAATGGATCTCTAAAATGCTTGTCATCGGAGAAGGCGGAGTAGGTAAATCATCTCTAATTCGGACATTACGTAATCAACCCTTTGATGCAGCAGAATCTACAACCCACGGTATTAATATCCAAACAATAGAACTCCAGCATCCCAATAAATCTGAGGTATTGATGCAACTCAATACCTGGGATTTCGGTGGTCAAGAGATCTACCATGCTACCCACCAATTTTTTCTCTCTAATCGCTCTTTGTTTATTCTGGTTTGGAATGCTCGATTGGGATTTGCACAAGGCAAACTGACTTATTGGCTTAAAACCATTCGCGCCAATGCCCCCGATTCTCCTATTTTGGTTGTCGCCACTCATATCGACGAACGCGACGCAGACTTACCTTTCAGTGAGTTCAAACAGCAATTTCCGCAAATCGTTGGTCAATGTGCCATTAGCAATAAAGATGACATAGGTATTTCAGATCTGCGCCAAGCCATTACCAATGCTGCTGCAGCCCTTCCTTTGATGGGTGAAATCTGGCCTGCCACTTGGCTGCATGCCGCCACAATCATTCGCAATTTACCGCAGGCTCAAAAATGTATTTCTCCCAACCAGCTCTGGCAGCTAATGCGTGAACAGCAAGTCAAGCAAGAACATCATGTCATTCTCGCCAAATGGCTACATGAGTTAGGAGACATCCTCTTTTTTCTAGATAGAGAAGCTCTTAATGACCTAGTGATACTCAAGCCCCAATGGGTAACTGAGTACATCAGCAAGGTTTTAGAGGCAGATGGAGTCATTGATCGTCAAGGCATCTTTACCCGCCAGTGCATGGATCAAATTTGGTCCGATCTTGAGTTATCTTTGCGCATCCATTTTCTCCGCCTTATGGAGCGGTTCGATCTGTCCTATCGCACCCTTGAGGATAAAGACATCAGCCTGGTAGTAGAGCGACTTGCCTTTGAACCATCTGATTACCAAGAACTATGGGAAAAACCCACAAAAAAAGCCCCCTGCAACCAACTCTCCATGAAGTTTCAACTAAGCGAGATCTTGCCGGGTATTCCCACTTGGTTTATTGCCCGTCAACACCGCTTCACAACCGGGAACCACTGGCGCACAGGGGTTTTGCTAGCTGATGGTCCAGAACACAAGCATCTCGGCTTAGTCAAAATTGGCCGCGATCCTGCTACTAACGTGGAATTTTTAGAGCTGACGGTGCGTGGTCCCATGCCCCATAACTTCTTTGACCTCCTCAAAGAAGGCATTGAAGTCACCCTCAAACGCTACCCCGGTCTCAAAGTCACGCGCTTTGTTCCCTGCCCAGATCCCAATCAAGAAACCTGCCGACATGAGTTTGACTACGCCAACCTGATTAAACGCCTTGAGCGTAAGCAACCCAAGAACAACATTGAATGCCCCAACTGCCTAGAAAATATCTACGTCCCCCAACTACTTTTTGGCCTTCACCCCACTACAGAAGCGGCGGTTTTCCAAAAAATTGACGAACTCAACCAAACCACTCAATCAGGTTTTTCCGACATGCATTCGGGCTTTACCGAATTACGCGAACTTCTCCAGCGTGAATTTCTTCGTCAATTTCGCCACGATCAGCAATTTCCCGAATCCCAATGCCCCAATGTCTTCGCCCTCCGCCCCGACGATCGCAGTATGTGGACCAAAGACATCGACCAAACCCGCATCAACCTCCAGCTTTACTGCCAAGCTCCCGGTCAATGGCATCCTACTAGCACTCCCGAACAACCCGAAAACGGTCTGTACACCATTGATGTACCAAAACAGTGGTTACAAGCGATGGCCCCTCATATACGACGACTCGTGCGGGTCTTTAAATATGCTTCTCCGTTGGTTAGCCCCATCCTAGGGAAAACCCTTCCCGACATTGCTGAAGCCGTCAAAGCCGACGTGGGGTTAATGAATGCCTTAGTCACCAAACTTCCAGACATTATGGACTCGCCAGAATTCCGCTGGCAGGATGATCGGCACGAGGATGAAATTGAACGACTATCGGGCTCAGCCCTTCGCTCTCTCCGCCATTTTCTAGACGAAAAAGATCCCCAGCAACATTGGGGTGGCTTAAAACGCATCCTCACCCCCGAAGGTGATTATCTCTGGCTCTGCGAGAAACACGCTCGGGAATATGCCTCCACCTACAGCGAAGACTATCCAGAACAGCGCAAACAGTGA
- a CDS encoding response regulator transcription factor, with translation MTGHLLLVDDEPGLREAVQAYLEDSGFTVDVASNAKAGWDLLQQRIPDLVISDIMMPEVDGYQFLAQLREDPRFMRLPIVFLTARGMTKDRIEGYNAGVDAYLSKPFDPDELVAIVTNLLTRKEAKDANATTDIADLANQVAEIRAILMNRAPLPTQNTPTVKIDFTPREQSVLDLVAVGLMNKEIARRLETSVRNVEKYVSRLFSKTGTNSRTELVRFALENGLTQ, from the coding sequence ATGACCGGGCATTTATTATTGGTAGACGATGAGCCAGGATTGCGGGAAGCCGTGCAAGCCTACCTCGAAGACAGCGGCTTTACCGTCGATGTTGCCAGTAATGCCAAAGCTGGATGGGACCTGCTGCAACAGCGCATTCCCGACCTGGTGATTTCCGACATTATGATGCCCGAAGTGGATGGCTACCAATTCCTAGCCCAACTGCGGGAAGATCCTCGATTTATGCGATTGCCCATCGTCTTTTTAACCGCCCGAGGCATGACCAAAGATCGGATTGAAGGCTATAACGCTGGAGTGGATGCCTATCTCTCCAAACCCTTTGACCCGGACGAACTGGTCGCCATCGTCACCAATCTGTTGACCCGTAAAGAAGCCAAAGATGCTAACGCCACCACTGATATTGCCGATCTAGCCAATCAGGTGGCCGAAATTCGAGCCATCTTGATGAACCGCGCTCCTTTACCTACCCAAAATACCCCCACCGTTAAGATTGACTTTACCCCCCGCGAACAAAGTGTCTTGGACCTGGTGGCGGTTGGGCTCATGAACAAAGAGATTGCCCGTCGCTTAGAAACCAGCGTCCGCAATGTCGAAAAATATGTCAGCCGACTTTT
- a CDS encoding ion transporter, with protein sequence MGGKRKKTWRRRVFEILEVADTGDRASQIFDISLLVLILANLVVITLETVEGLTTQYRTYFEVCETVSIIIFTIEYLLRIWSCTAAPDFQHPVLGRLKFLFTPLALIDLMALAPFYLPLLIPIDIRFIRFVRLLRVLRLFKLSRYFQSFQVLGNILKSKRDELLVTLMGVFGLLWLASTMMYFIEHDAQPEAFANIPATMWWGVATLTTVGYGDIYPVTTAGRVLGSVISILGIGLFALPTGILASGFTEELDRRKQVPSPEPSTCPHCGKPL encoded by the coding sequence ATGGGGGGAAAGAGAAAAAAAACTTGGCGGCGACGAGTTTTTGAAATATTAGAAGTAGCCGATACAGGGGACCGAGCTAGCCAAATCTTCGATATCAGCTTGTTAGTGTTGATTTTGGCCAACTTGGTGGTGATCACCTTAGAAACGGTTGAAGGATTAACGACACAGTATCGAACCTATTTCGAGGTGTGTGAGACCGTCAGCATCATAATTTTTACGATTGAGTATCTACTAAGGATCTGGTCCTGTACGGCTGCTCCAGACTTTCAGCATCCTGTATTGGGTCGGCTTAAATTTCTATTTACCCCTCTAGCCTTAATCGATTTGATGGCGTTGGCACCGTTTTATTTACCGCTGCTGATTCCCATCGATATCCGGTTTATTCGCTTTGTCCGTTTGCTGAGGGTTCTCCGGTTATTTAAGCTCAGCCGCTATTTCCAGTCGTTTCAAGTCTTAGGCAATATCCTCAAGTCGAAACGAGATGAGTTATTGGTCACTCTGATGGGGGTGTTTGGCTTGCTATGGCTGGCCTCTACCATGATGTACTTTATTGAGCATGATGCTCAGCCGGAAGCCTTTGCCAATATTCCAGCCACCATGTGGTGGGGGGTGGCGACTCTGACGACGGTGGGGTATGGAGATATCTACCCGGTGACCACAGCCGGTCGAGTATTAGGAAGTGTGATTTCAATCCTAGGAATTGGTTTATTTGCATTGCCAACGGGGATTTTGGCGTCCGGTTTTACAGAAGAATTAGATCGTCGCAAGCAAGTACCCAGCCCTGAACCCAGCACTTGTCCACATTGTGGAAAACCTTTATAG
- a CDS encoding calcium-binding protein produces the protein MQVFGTENDDFLVGSLEDDTILGDLGNDNLVGDKGDDTLLAGEGEDYAEGGQGNDFVDGGANHDHIKGGSGHDTLLGQEGHDVLEGGNGNDKLVGGAGDDYWMSGGAGNDSLYGEGQNDVMSGGAGHDYLSGGTGNDNLSGDQGNDSLYGGENEDYANGGQGNDLVDGGSGHDHIKGGSGNDTLLGQDGHDIIDGEGGHDELIGGAGNDYWVSGGAGNDSLYGEAGEDYLTGGTGNDYIEGGTGNDNLSGDQGHDTLFAGEGEDYAEGGTGHDLVDGGAGHDHIKGGSGNDTLLGQDGHDIIEGEAGHDELIGGAGDDYFVSGGTGNDSLYGEAGNDFLTGGKGRDYIEGGADNDNLQGNQGHDTLLGGDGEDYAEGGSGRDLVDGGAGNDHIKGGSGNDTLLGQDGHDILEGEAGHDELVGGSGDDYWVSGGTGNDSLYGEAGDDVLSGGKGRDYVEGGIGNDALFGDEGKDTLYAGEGEDYAEGGKGSDLIDGGAGHDVLKGGTGNDTLLGQEGADVLEGEAGHDKLIGGAGDDYWVSGGTGNDSLYGESGHDVLSGGKGHDYLDGGLDNDALFGDEGRDTLYAGEGDDYAEGGAGRDLVDGGAGHDVLKGGTGNDTLLGQDGNDVLEGGAGHDELIGGAGSDYWVSGGTGNDSLYGEAGDDVLSGGKGRDYVDGGIGNDALFGNEGKDTLLAGDGEDYAEGGKGSDLVDGGAGHDVLKGGTGNDTLLGQDGADVLEGEAGHDELIGGAGDDYWVSGGTGNDSLYGEAGHDVLSGGKGRDYLDGGLDNDALFGDEGRDTLYAGEGDDYAEGGAGRDLVDGGAGHDVLKGGSGNDTLLGQDGHDILEGEAGHDKLIGGAGNDYWVSGGTGNDSLYGEAGHDVLSGDEGRDLIYGGTGNDVVLGGAGRDRLYGGEGEDIIVGNEGADRLYGDAGHDILNGGAGNDTIYGGTGNDIIDGGAEDVIAPRNLVANGSFEDNQLGNRNWGVFGSIEGWTTTQGKGIEVQQFGKADDGKARIELDSHNNSGMMQNLDTEAGKTYEISFAYTPRPGVAETSNPIEVYWNGELLDTITGASKTEAWKTYTYTVEAGEGETTALEFRAAGKDDSLGGYLDDVTVFESVSATRNDLLFGGEGDDIVLGNNGNDRLSGNQGNDILEGGFGNDTLIGGAGNDILVGVDPNAGFGQGSVDVLTGGAGEDHFILGNAEVFYNDGDDQLAGTNDFAMITDFNAQEDKIQLAGSAADYVLGSTAQGVNLYLDTNQDGQLGGSDELIATISGVSQLSLTDSSFYYASPVVAF, from the coding sequence ATGCAAGTATTCGGAACTGAGAATGACGATTTTTTAGTCGGCTCCTTAGAAGACGACACAATTCTAGGAGACCTTGGTAACGATAATCTTGTCGGTGATAAGGGAGATGACACTCTCCTCGCTGGCGAAGGTGAAGACTATGCTGAGGGTGGCCAAGGGAATGACTTCGTCGATGGTGGCGCTAATCATGACCATATCAAAGGGGGTAGCGGCCATGACACCCTCCTCGGTCAAGAAGGCCACGATGTTTTAGAAGGTGGCAATGGCAACGACAAATTAGTCGGTGGTGCTGGCGACGATTACTGGATGTCCGGTGGGGCTGGCAATGATAGCCTCTACGGGGAAGGCCAAAACGATGTCATGAGCGGTGGTGCTGGCCATGACTATCTCTCAGGTGGTACCGGAAATGATAATCTCAGTGGCGACCAAGGCAATGACAGCCTTTATGGTGGCGAAAACGAAGACTATGCCAACGGTGGTCAAGGCAATGACCTCGTCGATGGGGGCAGTGGTCATGACCATATCAAAGGCGGCAGCGGCAACGACACTCTACTTGGTCAAGACGGTCACGACATTATCGATGGTGAAGGTGGCCATGATGAGTTAATCGGCGGTGCAGGCAATGACTACTGGGTGTCCGGTGGTGCAGGTAACGATAGCCTTTACGGAGAAGCTGGCGAAGACTACCTGACCGGTGGTACTGGCAATGACTATATAGAGGGCGGCACAGGTAACGACAATCTATCTGGAGACCAAGGCCACGATACCCTATTCGCAGGAGAAGGCGAAGATTATGCAGAAGGCGGTACTGGCCATGACTTAGTAGATGGCGGTGCAGGCCATGACCATATCAAAGGCGGCAGCGGCAACGATACCCTTCTTGGGCAAGACGGTCATGACATTATCGAAGGCGAAGCGGGCCATGATGAACTCATTGGTGGCGCTGGCGACGATTATTTTGTCTCTGGTGGGACAGGTAATGACAGCCTTTATGGTGAGGCGGGTAACGACTTTTTAACCGGTGGCAAAGGCCGTGACTATATCGAAGGCGGCGCTGATAACGACAATCTCCAAGGGAACCAAGGGCATGATACCCTCCTCGGTGGTGACGGTGAAGATTATGCCGAAGGTGGTAGTGGTCGCGATTTAGTAGATGGTGGTGCAGGCAATGACCACATCAAAGGCGGCAGTGGTAATGACACCCTCCTAGGGCAAGACGGTCACGATATTCTTGAAGGTGAGGCTGGCCATGATGAGCTAGTCGGTGGCTCTGGTGATGACTATTGGGTGTCTGGTGGCACAGGCAACGATAGTCTCTATGGTGAAGCTGGCGATGATGTCTTAAGTGGTGGCAAAGGCCGCGACTATGTTGAAGGCGGAATTGGCAACGATGCCCTCTTTGGTGATGAGGGTAAAGACACTCTCTATGCCGGAGAAGGTGAAGACTACGCTGAAGGTGGCAAAGGCAGTGACCTGATTGACGGTGGCGCTGGTCATGATGTTCTTAAAGGTGGCACTGGTAACGATACTCTCCTTGGTCAAGAAGGCGCTGATGTCTTAGAAGGTGAAGCGGGCCACGACAAACTGATTGGCGGCGCTGGTGATGATTATTGGGTATCTGGTGGGACAGGTAACGATAGTCTCTACGGTGAATCTGGTCATGATGTCTTAAGCGGTGGCAAGGGCCATGACTACCTAGACGGCGGCCTCGATAATGACGCTCTCTTTGGTGACGAAGGGCGTGACACCTTATACGCTGGCGAAGGCGACGACTATGCAGAAGGTGGCGCAGGCCGAGACCTGGTGGATGGCGGCGCAGGCCATGACGTTCTCAAGGGTGGCACAGGTAATGATACTCTCCTTGGTCAAGACGGCAATGATGTCCTAGAAGGCGGTGCTGGCCACGACGAATTGATCGGTGGAGCCGGTAGTGACTACTGGGTGTCCGGTGGCACAGGCAACGATAGTCTCTATGGTGAAGCTGGCGATGATGTCTTAAGTGGTGGCAAAGGCCGCGACTATGTCGATGGCGGAATTGGCAACGATGCTCTCTTTGGGAATGAGGGCAAAGATACCTTACTAGCCGGTGATGGTGAAGATTATGCCGAAGGCGGCAAAGGTAGTGACCTCGTAGACGGTGGTGCTGGTCATGATGTCCTCAAAGGTGGCACTGGTAACGATACCCTCCTGGGCCAAGATGGCGCTGATGTCTTAGAAGGTGAAGCTGGCCACGACGAATTGATTGGCGGTGCTGGTGATGACTATTGGGTGTCTGGTGGGACAGGCAACGATAGCCTCTACGGTGAAGCCGGTCATGATGTCTTGAGTGGCGGCAAGGGCCGTGACTACCTAGACGGCGGCCTTGACAATGACGCTCTCTTTGGTGATGAAGGGCGTGACACCTTATACGCTGGCGAAGGCGACGATTACGCTGAAGGTGGTGCAGGCCGAGACCTGGTGGATGGCGGCGCAGGCCATGATGTCCTCAAGGGTGGCTCTGGTAATGATACCCTCCTCGGCCAAGACGGTCATGATATTCTCGAAGGTGAAGCTGGCCATGACAAATTGATTGGCGGTGCTGGTAATGACTATTGGGTGTCTGGTGGGACAGGCAACGATAGTCTCTACGGTGAAGCCGGTCATGACGTCTTAAGTGGAGACGAAGGTCGCGACTTGATTTACGGCGGCACAGGCAACGATGTGGTTCTCGGTGGCGCTGGTAGAGACAGACTCTACGGTGGCGAAGGCGAAGACATCATTGTCGGCAACGAAGGTGCAGATCGCCTGTACGGTGATGCCGGGCATGACATCCTTAACGGTGGTGCTGGTAACGATACGATTTACGGTGGCACAGGCAACGACATTATTGATGGAGGGGCAGAAGACGTCATTGCGCCTCGTAACTTAGTCGCGAACGGTAGCTTTGAAGACAATCAGCTGGGCAATCGTAACTGGGGCGTCTTTGGCTCTATTGAGGGTTGGACGACGACTCAAGGTAAAGGCATTGAAGTTCAGCAGTTTGGTAAAGCTGACGATGGCAAAGCCCGCATCGAATTAGATAGCCACAATAACAGTGGCATGATGCAAAACCTAGACACGGAAGCTGGTAAAACCTACGAAATCTCCTTTGCTTATACGCCTCGTCCGGGTGTGGCTGAAACTAGTAACCCCATCGAAGTTTACTGGAATGGCGAACTCCTCGATACCATCACTGGTGCTAGTAAGACTGAAGCTTGGAAAACTTATACCTACACCGTTGAAGCAGGTGAAGGTGAGACGACGGCTCTGGAGTTTAGAGCAGCAGGTAAAGACGATAGCTTAGGCGGTTACTTAGACGACGTTACTGTCTTTGAATCGGTCTCTGCAACTCGTAATGATCTACTTTTTGGTGGCGAAGGCGATGATATTGTCCTCGGCAACAATGGTAACGACCGTTTGTCCGGCAACCAAGGTAATGACATCTTGGAAGGTGGCTTCGGTAATGACACCCTGATTGGTGGAGCTGGTAACGATATTTTAGTCGGTGTCGATCCCAACGCTGGTTTTGGCCAAGGATCTGTAGATGTGCTAACCGGTGGTGCGGGGGAAGACCACTTTATCCTCGGTAATGCCGAGGTCTTCTATAACGATGGCGACGACCAACTGGCAGGCACAAATGACTTTGCCATGATTACTGACTTCAATGCCCAAGAAGACAAGATTCAGCTTGCCGGATCCGCTGCTGACTATGTATTAGGGTCTACCGCCCAAGGCGTCAATCTTTATCTAGATACCAACCAAGATGGCCAATTGGGTGGTTCGGATGAGTTAATTGCAACTATTTCTGGCGTTTCTCAGCTTTCTTTGACTGATTCTTCTTTCTATTACGCTAGCCCAGTTGTTGCTTTTTAA